From Mycolicibacterium nivoides, a single genomic window includes:
- a CDS encoding 4Fe-4S dicluster domain-containing protein — MIEIVSTTACIACDLCIRVCPTDVFDRGTDGVPVIARQSDCQTCFMCEAYCPTDALYVSPVSTPVGAESPHASESAVSDAGLLGGYREMVGWGRGRSPGSRLDQNPVLTSIPPLAEPRLGAPAVLADGPWNHS; from the coding sequence GTGATCGAGATCGTCAGCACGACCGCCTGCATCGCGTGCGACCTCTGCATCAGGGTGTGCCCCACCGACGTCTTCGACCGCGGCACTGACGGGGTGCCCGTCATCGCGCGCCAGTCCGACTGCCAGACCTGCTTCATGTGCGAGGCCTACTGCCCCACCGACGCGCTCTACGTCTCGCCGGTCTCCACGCCCGTGGGCGCCGAAAGCCCTCATGCTTCCGAATCCGCGGTCAGCGATGCGGGACTGCTCGGCGGCTACCGGGAGATGGTCGGTTGGGGACGGGGCCGCTCCCCTGGCTCGCGCCTGGACCAGAACCCGGTGCTGACCTCGATCCCGCCACTGGCCGAGCCACGCCTGGGTGCCCCCGCGGTACTGGCGGACGGGCCATGGAACCATTCATGA
- a CDS encoding FAD-dependent oxidoreductase produces the protein MTVPADPDALSTDVLVIGGGPAATWAAISATESGSRVILVDKGYCGTSGATAAGGNNLWAIGPGPRREDSVRERELAAGRITDSEWMFRVLATSWDRLEHLSEWGYPFPVGADGREMRSSLQGPEYMRRMRRKAHRSGVRILDHHPALELTADPDGVVTGATGIARQDGGRPWRITAGAVVLATGGTAFLSGTFGTNVDTGEGLLMAAEHGAHLSGMEFCTAYALAPEWGVHTKGRMLQWGSFYDEHGRPFTTQRGLSGRQDAQRALARGERVFARLDRAPENIRQTMRDAQPNYFLPLDKAGIDPFTTAYPIRMVYEGSVRGTGGLRLVGPDCATTVPGLYAAGDAATRELITGSLSGGGSRNGSWAIASGTFAGRGAAEFSRTRRVPAGEPATTSSRSRAGAPTVEEVVAAAQSHVLPPQRSYLKSEERLRESAAALEAVWRDIADGLAPVPAREVYKQRQAVAMVAAARWITAASLARPETRGLHRREDLPDSDHRYEHRILAGGLDRVWTAPDPVAPQLITSEAVA, from the coding sequence ATGACCGTTCCCGCTGACCCCGATGCACTGAGCACCGATGTCCTGGTGATCGGCGGCGGCCCCGCAGCGACCTGGGCCGCCATCTCGGCCACGGAATCCGGCTCCCGCGTCATCCTGGTGGACAAGGGCTACTGCGGCACCAGTGGGGCGACCGCCGCCGGCGGCAACAACCTGTGGGCGATCGGACCCGGGCCGCGGCGCGAGGATTCGGTGCGTGAGCGCGAACTGGCCGCCGGCCGGATCACCGACTCCGAGTGGATGTTCCGGGTACTGGCTACCTCGTGGGACCGGCTCGAACACCTCTCCGAGTGGGGCTACCCGTTCCCGGTGGGCGCTGACGGCCGCGAGATGCGCAGCAGCCTGCAGGGCCCCGAGTACATGCGCCGCATGCGCCGCAAGGCCCATCGCAGTGGCGTTCGCATCCTCGATCACCACCCGGCACTGGAGCTGACCGCCGACCCCGACGGCGTCGTCACCGGCGCCACCGGCATCGCACGCCAGGACGGCGGCCGGCCATGGCGGATCACCGCGGGTGCCGTCGTGCTGGCCACCGGCGGAACCGCCTTCCTGTCCGGGACCTTCGGCACCAACGTCGACACCGGCGAAGGTCTCTTGATGGCCGCTGAACACGGAGCACACCTGTCCGGAATGGAGTTCTGCACCGCCTACGCGCTGGCCCCCGAATGGGGCGTGCACACCAAAGGCCGAATGCTGCAGTGGGGCAGCTTCTATGACGAGCACGGCCGCCCGTTCACCACCCAGCGCGGGCTGAGCGGACGCCAGGATGCGCAGCGGGCCCTGGCCCGCGGCGAGCGGGTGTTCGCCAGGCTGGACCGGGCACCCGAAAACATCCGCCAGACCATGCGCGACGCCCAGCCGAACTACTTCCTGCCGCTGGACAAGGCCGGCATCGATCCGTTCACCACCGCCTACCCGATCCGGATGGTGTACGAGGGATCGGTGCGCGGCACCGGCGGCCTCCGGCTCGTCGGGCCCGATTGCGCGACAACGGTTCCCGGGCTGTATGCGGCAGGTGATGCCGCGACCCGTGAGCTCATCACCGGCTCGCTGTCCGGTGGAGGCAGCCGCAACGGCTCGTGGGCGATCGCGTCGGGCACCTTCGCCGGCCGCGGCGCTGCCGAGTTCAGCCGTACCCGGCGGGTACCCGCGGGTGAGCCCGCCACCACCTCCTCGCGCTCCCGCGCGGGTGCCCCCACCGTCGAGGAGGTGGTGGCTGCAGCGCAGTCGCATGTCCTGCCGCCGCAGCGCAGCTACCTGAAATCCGAAGAGCGGCTCCGAGAGTCCGCAGCAGCGCTGGAGGCGGTGTGGCGCGACATCGCCGACGGCTTGGCTCCGGTGCCGGCCCGCGAGGTCTACAAGCAGCGCCAGGCAGTGGCCATGGTGGCCGCGGCCCGCTGGATCACCGCCGCATCCCTGGCCCGGCCAGAAACCCGCGGCCTGCACCGTCGTGAGGATCTGCCCGATTCGGATCACCGCTACGAGCACCGCATCCTGGCCGGCGGCCTGGACCGGGTGTGGACGGCACCTGATCCCGTTGCCCCGCAGCTCATCACCTCGGAGGCAGTCGCGTGA
- a CDS encoding ABC transporter ATP-binding protein: MSTVVDVHGLTRAFGDQQVLEDLELQIEDGEFVAMLGRSGSGKSTLLRVLAGLDGQVTGSVRVPRSRAVVFQNPRLLPWRRALANVTFALPDAGPDAPSRIARGRSALDEVGLTEKTKAWPLSLSGGEAQRVSLARALVREPDLLLLDEPFGALDALTRLKMYGLLHELWSRRHMAVLHVTHDVDEAILLADRVVVLSGGRVSLDRRVELPFPRTRSDDGFDDLRRALLAELGVREEVGHDRSR, from the coding sequence ATGAGCACTGTCGTCGACGTGCACGGCCTCACCCGCGCCTTCGGTGATCAGCAGGTGCTCGAAGATCTCGAACTGCAGATCGAGGACGGCGAATTCGTCGCGATGCTGGGGCGGTCCGGTTCCGGCAAGAGCACCCTGCTGCGCGTGCTGGCCGGCCTCGACGGTCAGGTCACCGGATCGGTGCGGGTCCCCCGCTCCCGGGCGGTGGTGTTCCAGAACCCGCGACTGCTGCCGTGGCGGCGCGCCCTGGCCAACGTGACCTTCGCACTGCCCGACGCCGGACCCGACGCCCCCAGCCGAATCGCACGCGGGCGGTCCGCACTCGACGAGGTGGGCCTGACGGAGAAGACCAAGGCGTGGCCGTTGTCCCTTTCCGGCGGTGAGGCGCAACGCGTTTCACTGGCCCGTGCTCTGGTCCGCGAACCCGACCTGTTGCTGCTCGACGAGCCCTTCGGCGCGCTCGACGCACTGACCCGGCTCAAGATGTACGGGCTGCTCCACGAATTGTGGTCACGCAGACACATGGCCGTTCTGCACGTCACCCACGACGTCGACGAGGCGATCCTGCTGGCCGACCGGGTGGTGGTGCTCTCGGGCGGACGGGTCTCACTGGACCGACGCGTCGAGTTGCCCTTCCCCCGCACCCGCAGCGACGACGGGTTCGACGACCTGCGCCGTGCGCTGCTGGCCGAACTCGGCGTCCGAGAGGAAGTAGGTCATGACCGTTCCCGCTGA